In Alnus glutinosa chromosome 7, dhAlnGlut1.1, whole genome shotgun sequence, the sequence caaaactttttagataatcctttttgtttgaaaaggtgttttaatttgatataaaaataaaaataattattgagtattttgtgttttaaattaatcaaataaaattacttttatactattaaaaaaactattgcACATAAATTCGGTTTCAACTCGGCTTcacatttcactttttttactttttcaattttgtggGAAGAATTAAGGGGGCTGTTTCATATCTTCAACGTACGTGGTACGTTGATAAGGATTATTCAACTGCTTGGCCTCCAAGTTTCccatctctttttttctttcccttttctgATCCCTTCACATTCACTTTCAAAGGACAGACAGCATGATTATTATACGATTTTAATTTCCACAGGCCATCGCAGTCATCTTTAATCCAAAGGGCCTACCAGGATAGTCCTATCCTATATGCCCTTAAAGATTCAGTGAACCTAACCTAATATTCATATGAAATccttgaatatatgaaatttcaacaaaaaagaaaaaaaaagtaattctcttttatttatttatgagaaATAATGTCATTCAATTCATAGACTGTTGAAAGACTATCATACAATTAAAATgtcgtgacagtaaaaatcaactCTTAATCGAACACACTCTCGTCTCAAACCACAATTGAAAACCTAATCTTAGCCTTGCAAcacaaagagaagaagaaaagcccTAGCCGAATTGCACTCAAGATATTTGTTCATACCTCTATTGTATgcaattttgtgttttaaaaaatccaacgctatatatgtatatatataaagagattaATTCACTGATTTATTCTCAACAttacactttatttatttatgcgCTCTCTCCTTTTTATGATTAATTCACAGAAAGTTAGATCCCAAATGGCCCGCAGTCTAAAGAAGATGTTCAAATAGGAGAGAGCTCCTGGTTGGATAGAAAATCTTTATCATAATTCCTTAAAATTTTCTGAGCTCCCTAACTAAACTTATAAAAAGTGAATTCTAGGGTTCCTAATCCAATTACAAGTCCATTAACACTAAATATTACCATCACACTTAACAAAAAAGCGTCACTAATAAGAAGTAAAAACACTATACAAAAATGGTAAACACTAGAAAATTAAAGAGGGTTACATCTTGTCCATACACTAATGGAGCTGCCAACTAGTAGCGCTCTGTTCCAAGAAACTAacggtactttttttttttttttttttgacatgtccacacaagagggggagggaggattcaaactagtgaccttcgcttcatAACGCATGGTTTCTAATCAATTGAACTACCCCTTAGGGACAGTCATATATATAAACcttaaaaagaagagaatagCAGATCATCATCGGCAAAGTCAACCCCAGAAATAACATCCCCATTATCGGACTCCATCGATGACGATAAGACAGCCATGTTGCTGCAGAATGGTTCGAATGCCGTCCGATCCGGGGACACAAGATAATCAGAGGACGATGATTGGTTGTAGGTCATATCATCGCTCGGAATGATATCTTCTTTGTGCTCCTGCTTGACTAGTTGGTAGGATGAGAGAAAGGGGTGATTCTGTTTGTTTGTGGAGGAGTTGTCGAAACTTAGAACAAAGGGAGAGCCGCCGGTAGGAGAAGAATTCAAGATTAATTCAGAAACTTTTGGGAAAGTTCTGCAAGTGTGATGGCCAATATATGTCGTCCGGTACATCGGCGGATCCTCTTGGATTCTTTGCACCTGTTTGGCTGCTTGGCATCCCTGATCAAATTTATGAGTACACCTGTAGTAATGCCTGCATACCACAAAATGGAATCAATTTGTgctatacttaaaaaaataattaataataataatagttaaaaaaaaacgattttatttatttatttttgtttttgaaatcgTTTTTTCTTTGCATGCTTTTCTGatttataaactaaaattctgtTTATTTCAGCATAAAATATTAGTCAATTGTGAGCTTTTACCTGACCAAACAGATTTTAAACTGCTCAAACATCTGTCCAAAACAGAGGAGCCAAACAAAACCCTCTCGCAATTGGCTACCCAAATTAGGGTCAATATGGACAACAATTACCCTAAATCTCAACCTCAACCTCAACAATCAACATCTTCTATTTTCAGACATATTTTTTTCTACAACACTTCTTCGTCTCTCTTCCTTGTAGcttctaaattatatatatatatatatatatatatatatatataaatatgcgAAATATTGAGCGAGACGCCAAAATATAATATctgaaaacaatatttttttttttttttttttaacaccgaAATAATTATAAACCAGCTAAAGATAATGTgtgaatatatatgaaataataCCTTGGGTATATCGCATTAAGGATCGGTTTTTGTCCGTATTTTCTCCATGCATGGCCGTCATCGATCAGAGCAGGGGTGTCTTTAGTTACCGTCAGTGAAGTCCTCCTGCAAGTAATTAAgaatttgtatttatttgtgAGAAAACTTTTAATTACTTGAAAATTTCAGGACGAAAATCGAAAATACTTGTTTCATTAAATACTGGTATATATATCCTCTTTCACCTTCTCTTATAACATCCTCTCCGATCCTTCACCGTAGAGATACTCCTGCAACTTTCTCCGGAAGATTCCGACTTGGGAGCATCCCTACACGGCGAACTGGCTCGGGCATTGGGCTGAATCTGAGAAACGTCGGAATCGGACTCGGCGgcggaattcaatatcgaaagACTGTTTGTGAACGAGTTCAAGATTTTCAGAACAAGATCATCCGCCGGGGCTGACCCATCCTCTCCCGGCCAACTACTGAGTAGACCCCGGAGCTGCTTTGCTAGTTGATGGCCTTGAACTAGCTCTTCAATGGCTTTTCTGGGCTTGGAGGGCGAGTTTTCCGGCCAAGAACACTCCATTTTTGGTGAGTGTGtgcgcgagagagagagagagagatttggtgTGGATGTAGTTGCCCAGGTGAAGCAAGCCGAGGGAGTCTTTTTATGTTGCAAAAGAAAGAGATTCCGAGGAACCTAGAGGGAAAATTCCTCACGTTTAGGGGGGTCTGCAAACTCCACTCGCCGTTAAGAACTTGTTCGTCACTCTCTTCATCCTGACCGATAAATGTTCGCACCTACATTGATAGCGCGTGGGTAAGGTGCTTTGCCTCTTACGACTCGTATGCGACGTCATGGTCTTATGTCAGGCTGAAATCGTCACTAGCATGACCCACGCGGGGCCCTTAATCGTAAATATTTCCAAGTGGTACCACCATTTTCTctaattgaataaattaaagaTAACACAAAGACGATTACAACCTTGAGCTGAGAAAGGCAAAGCAAGGGATATATTCTCGGTTTCTAAGAGCAATAGGCCAATCatagtgatttttcttttcttttcttttctttttttatcagcaattcaaaatattaactttcttataatttttctttatagtatttaaatattttatttttaaatttttttcttgattctttTTCCAACACCTCCAAAATCAATATTaattagaaaacaaatcaaaagatcTATCACATTATCCTCATCCAATCCTAACCGTCCATTTCATACATCCAACGGTCCACACCCCTCTCAAACTTCAAGTAATTCAATCAGAAaacaaacagaaagaaaaatggctaaaaaCCCAATTCCAACAGCAACGAAGAGAGAGAAGCCATAATCACATTATGACCTTCCACCAAAAGTCATAATCCATCTAATGACGATGATCTTTCGCCAAATGACACCGAAAGCCATAATTAACTAGAAGCAAAATCACTTATGCGACTAAAGAGGAAGGCATCTTTTTCTTAGAGATCCATATGTTTGACCTCAACACTGCCGTTTTGACCATCATTGACGACGTCGTTGTCGTTACCGTTACCGGCCACCACCACCAACAAggataacaataacaataacaataatgacaacattaaaaacaaaatgctAACGATGATACGGACGTTGTTGTCACACACTCGCTGCCACTAGAGTCGGAGTCATCAGAATACTGCTTAATCATTCATTAGTTTTCGTCAGTGGAGACAAGAGAACCAAATTAGTCGttcacgagagagagagagaaagagagagagttttgtgaataaacaagTTGATAGGATGAGCTACATTGCCAATCAAATATATGGTGGTACTATAACTGGATGATAGTTTATGAAACGATTGGAGAAGATGCTCAATTGAAGTTTTGGAaggtttttatttaaatttaagaaagcCAAAAGAGTTTAGGAAAAATGTTACAAGTGCTCTAAGttctaaagaagaaaatttGGTCAAGTTTGTTCACAAAACACTCCTCAAAACAGAAAAATTACTTTAATCTTTATGTCATATatcagaatatttttttaattaaaaaaaaaaaaaagaaaaaccaaaacacaTTATCTAACATACCCAAAATTTAGTTCTTGAGTTTTAGCTTATTTAAATTTAGTTCCTGAATTTCGATCATCAATTtcttaaatttcatttaaattttaaataggccTTTCTATCCCTTTATGtcaaattttacaattttttccatCTCCGAAGCTTGCCACATTTGACACATCAACGCCACCTCGGCAAacttaccaaaagaaaagaaaataaaagaaaagaaaagaaaagaaaagaaaagggtatTCTGGGTTTCTCCTATAGTTGTACGAATAGAATACGACGATAAGCGGGTAGTTTGAAGCTTGAAGTTTGAAGTCCTGGTTCTTTTTAATATGAGCTATTGGATAAGCATTAAGTGGGGAGTGATAGTGTGTAGTAAAGGATCATCATCCTCCATGTGCCTCATGTATGCGCCTTCCCAGATGCATCCCTTTCTGTCGTCATTAATTAGAATGTTCTCTTTTTCTAGTATAGGGACTAGGGAGGGTGTATGGGattctttaaataatttaaatatctaTTATCTA encodes:
- the LOC133874181 gene encoding WRKY DNA-binding transcription factor 70, producing the protein MECSWPENSPSKPRKAIEELVQGHQLAKQLRGLLSSWPGEDGSAPADDLVLKILNSFTNSLSILNSAAESDSDVSQIQPNARASSPCRDAPKSESSGESCRSISTVKDRRGCYKRRRTSLTVTKDTPALIDDGHAWRKYGQKPILNAIYPRHYYRCTHKFDQGCQAAKQVQRIQEDPPMYRTTYIGHHTCRTFPKVSELILNSSPTGGSPFVLSFDNSSTNKQNHPFLSSYQLVKQEHKEDIIPSDDMTYNQSSSSDYLVSPDRTAFEPFCSNMAVLSSSMESDNGDVISGVDFADDDLLFSSF